In Brassica napus cultivar Da-Ae unplaced genomic scaffold, Da-Ae ScsIHWf_86;HRSCAF=154, whole genome shotgun sequence, the following proteins share a genomic window:
- the LOC125606383 gene encoding ABC transporter B family member 5-like, which produces MVNVSSFETSHVHSRSPTQSEMKKGKIEEKAKTVPFYKLFSFSDVTDVLLMIVGSVGAIGNGLGFPLMTLLFGDLIDTIGQNLFTNDIVELISKICLKFVYLGLGTFVAAFLQVSCWVITGERQAARIRSLYLKTILRQDIVFFDVETNTGEVVGRMSGDTVLILDAMGEKVGKFIQLLATFLAGYALAFVKGWLLTLVMLASIPLLAMAGAATSIISTKASSQQQAAYAKASTIVEQTCGSIRTVASFTREKQAISSYKELINLAYESTVNQGFSTGLGLGVMFLVFFCSYALAIWFGGEMILRKGYTGGAVINVMVIVVTSSMSLGQAAPCLTSFAAGQAAAYKMFETIKRKPVIDCFDQNGKVLEDIQGKIELRDVCFSYPARPREEVFRGFSLMISSGTTTALVGESGSGKSTVISLIERFYDPNSGQVLIDGVDLKEFQLKWIRGKIGLVSQEPVLFSSSIMENIGYGKVGATVQEIEAAAKLANAAKFIDKLPRGLETMVGEHGTQLSGGQKQRIAIARAILKDPRILLLDEATSALDAESERVVQEALDRVMANRTTVIVAHRLSTVRNADVIAVLHRGQIVEEGSHLELLKDHEGVYSQLIRLQEINTESKRLEISNGQQDGSIRNGGNSGSRMHGDDDDESVSALVLLAGQENTEMPKDMPKDVSITRIAALNKPEALILTLGTIVCALDGAIFPIFGLFFAKVIMAFFQPPHELRSDSRYWSIIFVLLGVLSLVVYPTHMSLFAVAGGRLIRRIRSMCFEKVVHMEVGWFDELENSSGAIGARLSADAALIRTLVGDSLALTIKNVATAVVGIIIAFVISWELAVIILVPIPLTGINHYVQIKFMKGFSADAKTKYEEASQVASDAVGSIRTVASFCAEEKVIEMYKKRCEDSIKSGMKQGLVAGLGFGLSFFVLYSVYAACFYAGARLVKDGRTTYNGVFEVFLTLTVTTIGISGVSSSAPDSSKAKSAAASIFRIIDRKSKIDTRDESGMVLENVKGDIEFCHISFAYQTRPDIQIFRDLCFFIRAGKTVALVGESGSGKSTVISLLQRFYDPDSGHITLDGVELKKLQLKWLRQQMGLVGQEPVLFNDTIRANIAYGKGGEEATEAEIVAASELSNAHKFISSIQKGYDTVVGERGIQLSGGQKQRVAIARAIVKEPKILLLDEATSALDAESERVVQDALDRVMVNRTTIVVAHRLSTIKNADIIAVVENGMIVEKGTHETLMNIEGGVYASLVQPHMSAF; this is translated from the exons ATGGTCAATGTATCTAGTTTTGAGACAAGTCATGTTCATTCAAGAAGTCCCACACAGTCGGAGATGAAGAAGGGGAAAATCGAAGAGAAGGCAAAGACCGTACCTTTCTACAAACTGTTTTCTTTCTCGGATGTTACCGATGTGTTGTTGATGATCGTTGGTTCGGTCGGAGCTATCGGAAACGGTCTTGGTTTTCCGTTGATGACATTGTTGTTTGGTGATCTTATTGATACGATTGGTCAAAACCTATTCACAAACGACATTGTCGAGTTAATCTCCAAG ATTTGTTTGAAATTTGTCTACCTTGGACTTGGGACATTTGTAGCCGCCTTTCTTC AGGTGTCTTGTTGGGTGATTACGGGAGAAAGACAAGCTGCAAGGATAAGAAGTTTATATCTGAAGACAATTCTAAGACAAGACATTGTATTCTTCGATGTCGAAACAAACACAGGAGAAGTTGTTGGTCGTATGTCAGGTGATACTGTTCTTATACTAGATGCTATGGGTGAAAAG GTTGGGAAGTTTATACAGTTGCTTGCAACTTTCTTGGCTGGATATGCTTTAGCGTTTGTGAAAGGATGGTTACTTACACTTGTTATGTTAGCCTCAATTCCTCTCCTAGCTATGGCTGGTGCAGCTACATCGATTATTTCCACTAAAGCTTCTTCTCAACAACAAGCTGCTTATGCCAAAGCATCAACTATTGTCGAACAAACTTGCGGGTCTATTCGAACC GTTGCTTCATTCACGAGAGAGAAGCAGGCGATTAGTAGCTACAAAGAGTTGATAAACTTGGCCTATGAGTCGACTGTCAACCAAGGTTTCTCTACGGGTTTAGGGTTGGGAGTaatgttcttggtgttcttttGTAGCTATGCTTTGGCTATATGGTTTGGTGGAGAGATGATACTCAGAAAAGGGTATACAGGTGGTGCAGTGATTAATGTAATGGTCATTGTGGTCACAAGTTCGAT GTCTCTAGGGCAAGCAGCACCATGTCTAACCTCATTTGCAGCAGGTCAAGCTGCAGCTTATAAAATGTTTGAAACGATAAAAAGAAAGCCGGTAATTGATTGTTTTGACCAAAACGGGAAGGTTTTAGAAGATATACAAGGAAAAATAGAGCTGAGAGATGTGTGTTTTAGTTACCCTGCAAGGCCTAGAGAAGAGGTCTTTAGAGGATTCTCTCTGATGATCTCAAGTGGCACAACCACTGCTTTGGTAGGAGAAAGCGGGAGCGGGAAATCTACTGTGATCAGTTTAATAGAAAGGTTCTATGATCCGAATTCCGGCCAAGTGCTTATTGATGGTGTTGACTTGAAGGAGTTTCAGCTGAAATGGATTAGAGGAAAGATTGGATTGGTTAGTCAGGAACCGGTTCTGTTTTCTTCAAGTATAATGGAGAATATTGGGTACGGGAAAGTCGGAGCGACTGTCCAAGAGATTGAAGCAGCTGCGAAGCTAGCAAACGCGGCTAAGTTTATCGATAAGTTGCCTCGGGGTTTAGAGACAATGGTAGGTGAACATGGAACTCAGCTCTCAGGAGGACAGAAACAGAGGATTGCAATCGCTAGGGCCATACTTAAAGATCCTAGGATTTTGCTGTTAGATGAAGCGACAAGCGCTCTTGATGCAGAATCCGAACGAGTGGTTCAAGAAGCTTTAGATAGGGTGATGGCTAACCGGACTACTGTGATTGTCGCACATCGGTTAAGCACGGTGAGAAATGCTGATGTGATTGCTGTTCTTCACCGTGGACAGATAGTTGAAGAAG GTTCACATTTGGAGCTACTCAAGGATCATGAAGGGGTTTATTCACAACTTATACGGCTACAAGAGATAAACACGGAATCAAAACGATTAGAGATTTCAAATGGACAGCAAGACGGATCTATCAGGAATGGAGGAAACAGTGGCAGTAGGATgcatggtgatgatgatgatgaatctgTTTCCGCTCTTGTCTTACTTGCAGGACAAGAAAACACTGAAATGCCTAAAGATATGCCCAAAGATGTGTCAATTACTCGAATTGCTGCTCTTAACAAACCGGAGGCTCTGATTCTTACACTTGGAACCATAGTATGTGCACTTGACGGCGCTATATTCCCCATCTTTGGACTCTTCTTTGCTAAAGTTATCATGGCTTTCTTCCAACCGCCTCATGAGCTGAGGAGCGATTCGAGATACTGGTCGATAATATTTGTGCTTCTTGGTGTACTCTCTTTGGTAGTGTATCCAACACATATGTCCTTGTTTGCTGTAGCTGGAGGGAGACTGATTCGTAGGATACGATCAATGTGTTTTGAGAAAGTTGTTCACATGGAGGTTGGGTGGTTTGATGAGCTCGAGAACTCGAGTGGTGCCATTGGAGCAAGGCTCTCTGCTGATGCAGCCTTGATCAGGACACTTGTGGGCGACTCGTTGGCTCTAACTATCAAGAACGTTGCAACCGCCGTGGTGGGAATAATCATAGCTTTTGTGATTAGCTGGGAGTTAGCTGTTATTATCTTAGTACCGATTCCTTTAACTGGAATCAATCATTACGTTCAGATTAAGTTCATGAAAGGCTTCAGTGCAGACGCAAAG ACAAAGTACGAGGAGGCGAGTCAAGTGGCGAGTGATGCGGTTGGGAGTATAAGAACGGTTGCGTCTTTCTGTGCGGAGGAAAAAGTGATAGAGATGTATAAGAAACGATGTGAAGATTCGATCAAATCGGGGATGAAGCAAGGACTAGTCGCAGGATTAGGGTTTGGTCTCTCCTTCTTCGTTCTTTACTCTGTCTACGCTGCTTGTTTCTACGCAGGTGCTAGATTGGTAAAAGACGGAAGGACAACTTACAACGGTGTTTTTGAG GTTTTCTTAACATTGACGGTGACAACAATTGGGATTTCTGGGGTGAGTTCTTCCGCTCCTGATTCAAGCAAAGCTAAGAGTGCTGCTGCTTCGATCTTCAGAATCATCGATAGGAAATCGAAGATAGACACGAGAGATGAATCAGGGATGGTGTTGGAGAACGTAAAGGGAGATATCGAGTTTTGTCACATAAGCTTTGCTTACCAAACTAGACCTGATATTCAGATTTTTCGTGACCTTTGTTTCTTCATTCGTGCCGGAAAG ACTGTTGCTTTGGTCGGAGAAAGTGGATCAGGTAAGTCTACGGTGATATCGCTGTTACAGAGGTTTTACGATCCGGATTCGGGTCATATCACTTTGGACGGAGTTGAGCTCAAGAAGCTGCAACTGAAATGGCTGAGACAACAAATGGGGCTTGTAGGGCAAGAACCTGTACTGTTCAACGACACAATACGAGCCAACATTGCTTATGGAAAGGGAGGAGAAGAAGCAACCGAGGCTGAGATCGTAGCTGCTTCTGAGCTCTCTAATGCTCATAAATTCATCTCTAGTATACAAAAG GGTTACGATACTGTGGTCGGTGAGAGAGGGATACAGTTGTCAGGAGGACAGAAGCAACGCGTGGCGATTGCACGTGCCATCGTGAAAGAACCGAAGATCTTATTACTGGACGAAGCGACGAGCGCGTTGGACGCAGAATCGGAGCGTGTGGTTCAGGACGCACTTGACCGGGTGATGGTGAACCGGACCACGATCGTGGTGGCTCACAGGCTTTCGACGATCAAGAATGCTGACATCATTGCCGTAGTGGAGAACGGTATGATCGTTGAGAAAGGGACGCACGAGACGTTGATGAATATCGAAGGTGGTGTTTATGCTTCCCTCGTTCAACCTCACATGAGTGCTTTCTAG